The Coffea arabica cultivar ET-39 chromosome 1e, Coffea Arabica ET-39 HiFi, whole genome shotgun sequence genome has a window encoding:
- the LOC113704525 gene encoding putative late blight resistance protein homolog R1B-16 isoform X2 yields the protein MGCASVDRVLNALEHLAKDLDVESHLWTGLRTDLRLVRTFVLCARKYWRSSNRLISWESLGSFMRSIFLYFKSDENASLGSLLHSLEDAVNRIGKELDSIRLGVEERFYPRSHMKAYFIGMVEDFRGSLWSFTQKINESYSNITALGYSLQSRDELMEFIDLLLANMEDLLDLGNVYLGTLISYIKEKLEFFKRFILFAELKGFQHRQLKVLLTHLELVAVNAAASVFFISTGRKRDAIVRDEMKTKISGVLAKVMSVEPQMLESYIKVLTATDWKRSSNILATNRRLLEHHVFFLLDSLDKLLCRDAVLIINFEEQIPLLYKGLRFLKTILMKYPEKFDGLHEKVKDLIRAAVNEAGIIICLIFLHVLKEGLAKEFDLALLNFVGKIKLVKVVTSTFIFPRNNELGFMDFLLENLKELPSCEVGSIAFAKDQIQTIREDLASLRSLMEISVDQSNQALRRRVMVAAHKTQLTVKSLFIGDIPDFRSPIIFDSIREELKEINLAKMEAMNICDNKYRLEAHSVSRTTNKVRVRLEDEATIIHKLTRGQKQLGFVSIVGMPGIGKTTLAQNVYDDPSIRCVFHIRAWCAVSQLYQHKDVLLQILSCMDPDLFEDQLQRKKHHSGDEYSKKNEDELEEKLKQRLMKIRYLIVLDDVWSSEAWNALERSFPDNANGSRILLTSRLPMVALEINQNVTIHHLQRLTDKESWELLQKKLPEENGFPLAHSDLGMQIARHCQGLPLTIVTVAGILARLEKDDGWIEVAERLSLSAVCATDQCMDVLELSYQHLPEYLKPCFLYFAAFPEDREIPSWRLMSLWIAEGFVQESEIKSLEDVAEEYIYELTSRSLVMVSKERSLGGVRTCRIHDLLHEFCLVKAQKENFLQFLHGDDKLFTFDEPRNLQRLCIFSGQDIFADSRLCSTRVNSLMFYAQEDEMLRSGFPKFLFLFFKRLRVLDLRQFCLHGELPSEIELLSELRRKCPTARYYMEFEEIEATRRKKWFYF from the exons ATGGGCTGTGCTTCGGTTGATAGAGTCTTAAATGCTCTAGAGCATCTGGCAAAAGATCTGGACGTAGAATCTCATCTGTGGACGGGGCTGAGGACGGATCTAAGACTTGTGAGAACATTTGTTTTGTGTGCTCGGAAGTACTGGAGGAGCAGCAATCGTTTGATCAGTTGGGAATCTCTTGGATCTTTCATGCGTAGCATATTTCTCTACTTTAAATCTgatgaaaatgcaagtcttgGATCTCTGTTGCATAGCCTTGAAGATGCAGTTAACCGAATAGGAAAGGAGTTGGACTCCATTCGTCTTGGAGTAGAGGAACGATTCTATCCACGATCTCACATGAAAGCTTATTTTATTGGGATGGTGGAAGATTTTCGGGGAAGCTTGTGGTCTTTCACACAAAAAATCAACGAATCCTATTCCAACATCACTGCGTTGGGTTACTCCTTGCAATCCAGAGACGAACTTATGGAATTCATTGACCTGCTGTTGGCAAATATGGAAGATCTTCTCGACTTGGGCAATGTCTACCTGGGAACTCTGATCTCATACATTAAAGAGAAGCTAGAATTCTTCAAACGATTCATTCTCTTTGCAGAATTGAAAGGGTTTCAGCACAGGCAGTTGAAGGTTCTCTTGACTCATTTGGAACTTGTGGCAGTCAATGCAGCGGCAAGCGTCTTTTTCATTTCCACGGGTCGCAAAAGGGATGCGATCGTGCGTGACGAAATGAAAACAAAGATTTCTGGGGTGCTGGCAAAAGTCATGTCTGTTGAACCCCAGATGCTTGAGAGTTACATCAAAGTCTTGACAGCTACAGACTGGAAAAGATCATCCAACATTCTGGCGACGAACAGACGTCTATTGGAGCACCATGTTTTTTTTCTCCTGGACAGTCTTGATAAGCTACTATGTCGTGATGCTGTGTTGATTATCAATTTTGAGGAGCAAATACCACTGCTCTATAAGGGACTAAGATTCTTGAAAACCATTCTTATGAAGTACCCGGAGAAGTTTGATGGGCTTCATGAAAAGGTGAAGGATCTCATTCGAGCTGCGGTCAACGAAGCAGGAATCATAATTTGCCTAATTTTTTTGCACGTCTTGAAAGAAGGCTTGGCCAAGGAATTTGATTTGGCACTTCTCAACTTCGTGGGAAAGATTAAGCTTGTAAAAGTAGTTACATCGACATTCATCTTTCCAAGAAACAATGAGCTTGGTTTTATGGATTTTCTCCTAGAAAATCTGAAAGAGCTGCCGAGTTGTGAGGTTGGTTCAATTGCTTTTGCAAAGGATCAAATTCAAACTATCCGAGAAGATCTTGCATCATTAAGATCTTTGATGGAGATCAGTGTGGACCAGAGCAACCAAGCCCTTCGGAGACGTGTCATGGTGGCGGCGCATAAGACACAGCTGACGGTTAAATCCTTGTTCATTGGAGACATTCCAGATTTTAGGTCTCCAATCATATTTGATTCCATCAGGGAAGAACTTAAAGAGATTAATCTTGCTAAGATGGAAGCCATGAACATTTGTGACAATAAGTATAGATTGGAAGCCCATAGTGTGAGCAGGACAACCAACAAAGTTCGGGTGAGGCTGGAAGATGAAGCCACAATAATTCACAAACTTACAAGAGGACAAAAGCAGTTGGGGTTTGTTTCCATTGTTGGTATGCCTGGAATAGGTAAGACGACTTTGGCCCAAAATGTTTATGATGATCCTTCAATTAGATGCGTTTTTCATATCCGTGCATGGTGTGCTGTTTCTCAGCTCTATCAGCATAAAGATGTGCTGCTTCAGATTTTGAGTTGTATGGATCCTGACCTTTTTGAGGATCAGCTACAAAGAAAAAAACACCACTCTGGTGATGAATATTCaaagaagaatgaagatgagtTGGAAGAAAAACTAAAGCAACGTTTGATGAAAATTAGGTATCTCATTGTTCTTGATGATGTGTGGAGTAGTGAGGCTTGGAATGCGTTGGAAAGATCTTTCCCAGATAATGCCAATGGAAGTAGAATCCTCTTAACCAGTCGACTTCCTATGGTGGCTTTGGAAATCAACCAGAATGTTACAATTCACCATCTTCAACGACTCACTGATAAGGAGAGTTGGGAATTACTGCAGAAGAAGCTACCTGAAGAAAATGGCTTTCCTTTAGCGCACAGTGATCTAGGGATGCAGATAGCCAGACATTGTCAGGGTTTACCTCTCACGATTGTTACGGTAGCTGGAATTCTTGCTAGATTGGAGAAAGATGATGGTTGGATAGAGGTCGCGGAAAGACTAAGCTTAAGTGCTGTTTGTGCTACAGATCAGTGCATGGATGTATTAGAGCTGAGTTACCAGCATTTACCTGAATATCTAAAGCCATGCTTTCTCTACTTCGCAGCATTTCCCGAAGACAGAGAGATTCCCTCTTGGAGGTTGATGAGTTTATGGATCGCTGAAGGATTTGTCCAGGAAAGTGAGATAAAGAGCTTGGAGGATGTAGCTGAGGAGTACATATATGAACTGACAAGCAGAAGCTTGGTTATGGTTTCCAAAGAAAGATCCCTAGGTGGTGTTAGAACTTGCCGCATTCATGATTTGTTGCACGAGTTTTGTTTGGTAAAAGCCcagaaagaaaattttctgcAGTTTTTACATGGAGATGATAAACTTTTCACCTTTGATGAGCCACGCAATCTGCAAAGGTTATGCATTTTTTCAGGGCAGGATATTTTTGCGGACTCAAGGCTATGCTCAACCCGTGTGAACTCTCTGATGTTCTATGCTCAGGAGGATGAGATGCTCCGAAGTGGTTTTCCTAAATTCCTATTTCTCTTTTTCAAGCGTCTGAGAGTATTGGACTTGAGACAATTTTGTCTACATGGTGAACTTCCAAGCGAGATAGAGTTGCTTTCTGAGCTGAG GCGGAAATGTCCTACTGCCAGATACTATATGGaatttgaagaaattgaggcgactAGACGCAAGAAATGGTTTTACTTTTAA
- the LOC113704525 gene encoding putative late blight resistance protein homolog R1A-3 isoform X1 yields the protein MGCASVDRVLNALEHLAKDLDVESHLWTGLRTDLRLVRTFVLCARKYWRSSNRLISWESLGSFMRSIFLYFKSDENASLGSLLHSLEDAVNRIGKELDSIRLGVEERFYPRSHMKAYFIGMVEDFRGSLWSFTQKINESYSNITALGYSLQSRDELMEFIDLLLANMEDLLDLGNVYLGTLISYIKEKLEFFKRFILFAELKGFQHRQLKVLLTHLELVAVNAAASVFFISTGRKRDAIVRDEMKTKISGVLAKVMSVEPQMLESYIKVLTATDWKRSSNILATNRRLLEHHVFFLLDSLDKLLCRDAVLIINFEEQIPLLYKGLRFLKTILMKYPEKFDGLHEKVKDLIRAAVNEAGIIICLIFLHVLKEGLAKEFDLALLNFVGKIKLVKVVTSTFIFPRNNELGFMDFLLENLKELPSCEVGSIAFAKDQIQTIREDLASLRSLMEISVDQSNQALRRRVMVAAHKTQLTVKSLFIGDIPDFRSPIIFDSIREELKEINLAKMEAMNICDNKYRLEAHSVSRTTNKVRVRLEDEATIIHKLTRGQKQLGFVSIVGMPGIGKTTLAQNVYDDPSIRCVFHIRAWCAVSQLYQHKDVLLQILSCMDPDLFEDQLQRKKHHSGDEYSKKNEDELEEKLKQRLMKIRYLIVLDDVWSSEAWNALERSFPDNANGSRILLTSRLPMVALEINQNVTIHHLQRLTDKESWELLQKKLPEENGFPLAHSDLGMQIARHCQGLPLTIVTVAGILARLEKDDGWIEVAERLSLSAVCATDQCMDVLELSYQHLPEYLKPCFLYFAAFPEDREIPSWRLMSLWIAEGFVQESEIKSLEDVAEEYIYELTSRSLVMVSKERSLGGVRTCRIHDLLHEFCLVKAQKENFLQFLHGDDKLFTFDEPRNLQRLCIFSGQDIFADSRLCSTRVNSLMFYAQEDEMLRSGFPKFLFLFFKRLRVLDLRQFCLHGELPSEIELLSELRYLAIHLSANSIPSSVGNLSHLETFIVQAGGNVLLPDTIWNLKKLRRLDARNGFTFNWAEENLGSLHNLDSISVLVLSSVQSEKILEKFPNIRRLKCRLFKSEEYNGDCNKIVAMGFLSQLESLKLMLDHPRSLEVIKLDREVSPQGTWDLEGFEFPQLKYLKLEQLRISRWKCSSDQFPRLRKLVLVQCWRLKEVPSCFGEVSTLEMIEVHGCSDSVVSSLWEIEEEQKDSGNEDFQIFV from the exons ATGGGCTGTGCTTCGGTTGATAGAGTCTTAAATGCTCTAGAGCATCTGGCAAAAGATCTGGACGTAGAATCTCATCTGTGGACGGGGCTGAGGACGGATCTAAGACTTGTGAGAACATTTGTTTTGTGTGCTCGGAAGTACTGGAGGAGCAGCAATCGTTTGATCAGTTGGGAATCTCTTGGATCTTTCATGCGTAGCATATTTCTCTACTTTAAATCTgatgaaaatgcaagtcttgGATCTCTGTTGCATAGCCTTGAAGATGCAGTTAACCGAATAGGAAAGGAGTTGGACTCCATTCGTCTTGGAGTAGAGGAACGATTCTATCCACGATCTCACATGAAAGCTTATTTTATTGGGATGGTGGAAGATTTTCGGGGAAGCTTGTGGTCTTTCACACAAAAAATCAACGAATCCTATTCCAACATCACTGCGTTGGGTTACTCCTTGCAATCCAGAGACGAACTTATGGAATTCATTGACCTGCTGTTGGCAAATATGGAAGATCTTCTCGACTTGGGCAATGTCTACCTGGGAACTCTGATCTCATACATTAAAGAGAAGCTAGAATTCTTCAAACGATTCATTCTCTTTGCAGAATTGAAAGGGTTTCAGCACAGGCAGTTGAAGGTTCTCTTGACTCATTTGGAACTTGTGGCAGTCAATGCAGCGGCAAGCGTCTTTTTCATTTCCACGGGTCGCAAAAGGGATGCGATCGTGCGTGACGAAATGAAAACAAAGATTTCTGGGGTGCTGGCAAAAGTCATGTCTGTTGAACCCCAGATGCTTGAGAGTTACATCAAAGTCTTGACAGCTACAGACTGGAAAAGATCATCCAACATTCTGGCGACGAACAGACGTCTATTGGAGCACCATGTTTTTTTTCTCCTGGACAGTCTTGATAAGCTACTATGTCGTGATGCTGTGTTGATTATCAATTTTGAGGAGCAAATACCACTGCTCTATAAGGGACTAAGATTCTTGAAAACCATTCTTATGAAGTACCCGGAGAAGTTTGATGGGCTTCATGAAAAGGTGAAGGATCTCATTCGAGCTGCGGTCAACGAAGCAGGAATCATAATTTGCCTAATTTTTTTGCACGTCTTGAAAGAAGGCTTGGCCAAGGAATTTGATTTGGCACTTCTCAACTTCGTGGGAAAGATTAAGCTTGTAAAAGTAGTTACATCGACATTCATCTTTCCAAGAAACAATGAGCTTGGTTTTATGGATTTTCTCCTAGAAAATCTGAAAGAGCTGCCGAGTTGTGAGGTTGGTTCAATTGCTTTTGCAAAGGATCAAATTCAAACTATCCGAGAAGATCTTGCATCATTAAGATCTTTGATGGAGATCAGTGTGGACCAGAGCAACCAAGCCCTTCGGAGACGTGTCATGGTGGCGGCGCATAAGACACAGCTGACGGTTAAATCCTTGTTCATTGGAGACATTCCAGATTTTAGGTCTCCAATCATATTTGATTCCATCAGGGAAGAACTTAAAGAGATTAATCTTGCTAAGATGGAAGCCATGAACATTTGTGACAATAAGTATAGATTGGAAGCCCATAGTGTGAGCAGGACAACCAACAAAGTTCGGGTGAGGCTGGAAGATGAAGCCACAATAATTCACAAACTTACAAGAGGACAAAAGCAGTTGGGGTTTGTTTCCATTGTTGGTATGCCTGGAATAGGTAAGACGACTTTGGCCCAAAATGTTTATGATGATCCTTCAATTAGATGCGTTTTTCATATCCGTGCATGGTGTGCTGTTTCTCAGCTCTATCAGCATAAAGATGTGCTGCTTCAGATTTTGAGTTGTATGGATCCTGACCTTTTTGAGGATCAGCTACAAAGAAAAAAACACCACTCTGGTGATGAATATTCaaagaagaatgaagatgagtTGGAAGAAAAACTAAAGCAACGTTTGATGAAAATTAGGTATCTCATTGTTCTTGATGATGTGTGGAGTAGTGAGGCTTGGAATGCGTTGGAAAGATCTTTCCCAGATAATGCCAATGGAAGTAGAATCCTCTTAACCAGTCGACTTCCTATGGTGGCTTTGGAAATCAACCAGAATGTTACAATTCACCATCTTCAACGACTCACTGATAAGGAGAGTTGGGAATTACTGCAGAAGAAGCTACCTGAAGAAAATGGCTTTCCTTTAGCGCACAGTGATCTAGGGATGCAGATAGCCAGACATTGTCAGGGTTTACCTCTCACGATTGTTACGGTAGCTGGAATTCTTGCTAGATTGGAGAAAGATGATGGTTGGATAGAGGTCGCGGAAAGACTAAGCTTAAGTGCTGTTTGTGCTACAGATCAGTGCATGGATGTATTAGAGCTGAGTTACCAGCATTTACCTGAATATCTAAAGCCATGCTTTCTCTACTTCGCAGCATTTCCCGAAGACAGAGAGATTCCCTCTTGGAGGTTGATGAGTTTATGGATCGCTGAAGGATTTGTCCAGGAAAGTGAGATAAAGAGCTTGGAGGATGTAGCTGAGGAGTACATATATGAACTGACAAGCAGAAGCTTGGTTATGGTTTCCAAAGAAAGATCCCTAGGTGGTGTTAGAACTTGCCGCATTCATGATTTGTTGCACGAGTTTTGTTTGGTAAAAGCCcagaaagaaaattttctgcAGTTTTTACATGGAGATGATAAACTTTTCACCTTTGATGAGCCACGCAATCTGCAAAGGTTATGCATTTTTTCAGGGCAGGATATTTTTGCGGACTCAAGGCTATGCTCAACCCGTGTGAACTCTCTGATGTTCTATGCTCAGGAGGATGAGATGCTCCGAAGTGGTTTTCCTAAATTCCTATTTCTCTTTTTCAAGCGTCTGAGAGTATTGGACTTGAGACAATTTTGTCTACATGGTGAACTTCCAAGCGAGATAGAGTTGCTTTCTGAGCTGAGGTACTTGGCAATTCATCTTTCAGCCAACTCCATTCCTTCATCAGTAGGCAATCTCTCACATTTAGAAACTTTTATCGTCCAAGCAGGCGGAAATGTCCTACTGCCAGATACTATATGGaatttgaagaaattgaggcgactAGACGCAAGAAATGGTTTTACTTTTAACTGGGCTGAAGAGAACCTGGGGAGTTTACATAATTTAGACAGCATTTCTGTTCTGGTTCTTAGTTCAGTACAAAGCGAAAAGATATTGGAAAAATTCCCAAACATCCGCAGACTAAAATGCAGGCTCTTCAAATCTGAGGAATATAATGGAGATTGTAATAAGATTGTGGCAATGGGCTTTCTGAGCCAATTGGAATCGCTCAAGCTCATGCTGGATCACCCGAGAAG TCTTGAGGTGATCAAATTAGATCGTGAAGTCTCTCCGCAGGGCACATGGGACCTGGAAGGATTTGAGTTTCCTCAGCTCAAATACTTGAAACTGGAACAGTTGCGTATATCTCGATGGAAATGCTCATCTGATCAGTTCCCGCGTCTGCGGAAATTAGTCTTGGTTCAATGCTGGAGACTGAAAGAAGTCCCTTCTTGTTTTGGGGAAGTTTCAACTcttgaaatgattgaggtgcACGGCTGTTCAGATTCGGTTGTAAGTTCACTTTGGGAGATTGAGGAAGAGCAAAAAGACTCTGGAAATGAGGatttccagatttttgtttGA